A genomic segment from Diospyros lotus cultivar Yz01 chromosome 5, ASM1463336v1, whole genome shotgun sequence encodes:
- the LOC127801063 gene encoding protein NUCLEAR FUSION DEFECTIVE 4-like: protein MGFGISPTTPAGKWLGFVTAVWVQAISGNNYTFSNYSDALKSLMALTQLQLNNLSVAKDVGKAFGLLAGLASDRLPTPLLLLIGSLEGFIGYGVQWLVVSQKIKPLPYWQMCIFLCMGGNSTTWMNTAVLVTCIRNFRKNRGPVSGILKGYVGLSTAIFTDVCTALFSDDPSTFLLMLTIVPFAVCLTAILFLREIPTSATAREEKQEARYFGIFNVVAVIIAVYLLIFDVTGAHNRFISQVFAVILLVLLALPLSLPVYLAVQNFIRSDSISNSDVERLVTEPLLAPEPSAAETEKKSKPAAEEEGAAAAEQRRPVIGEEHTIWEAFRTVDFWILFVSFLCGVGTGLAVMNNMGQMGLALGYVDVSIFVSLTSIWGFFGRILSGSVSEHFIKKAGTPRPLWNAASQILMAVGYILLAMALPGSLYIGCIVVGICYGVRLAVTVPTASELFGLKYYGLIYNILILNLPLGSFLFSGLLAGYLYDAQATRTPGGGNTCVGAHCYRLVFVVMAVACVIGFGLDVLLAIRTRSVYAKIHASKKSKKSTANRVGQ, encoded by the exons ATGGGTTTCGGAATATCACCGACCACTCCGGCCGGGAAATGGCTGGGGTTCGTCACGGCAGTCTGGGTTCAAGCCATCTCCGGCAACAACTACACCTTCTCCAACTACTCCGACGCCCTCAAGTCCCTCATGGCTCTCACCCAACTCCAGCTCAACAACCTCTCTGTCGCCAAAGACGTCGGTAAAGCCTTCGGCCTCCTCGCCGGCCTCGCCTCCGACCGCCTCCCAacccccctcctcctcctcatcggCTCCCTCGAAGGCTTCATCGGCTACGGCGTCCAGTGGCTCGTCGTCAGCCAGAAGATCAAGCCCTTGCCCTACTGGCAG ATGTGCATATTTCTGTGCATGGGCGGGAACAGCACGACGTGGATGAACACGGCGGTGCTGGTCACGTGCATTCGGAACTTCCGGAAGAACAGAGGACCCGTCTCCGGAATTCTCAAGGGATACGTCGGATTAAGCACCGCCATCTTCACCGACGTCTGCACCGCGCTGTTCTCCGATGACCCTTCGACTTTCCTCCTGATGCTCACCATCGTCCCCTTCGCTGTCTGCCTCACCGCCATTCTATTCCTCCGTGAGATCCCAACTTCTGCCACCGCCCGCGAGGAAAAGCAAGAAGCTCGCTATTTCGGAATCTTTAACGTCGTCGCCGTTATCATCGCCGTGTATCTTTTGATTTTCGACGTCACCGGTGCCCACAACCGCTTCATCTCGCAGGTTTTCGCCGTCATCCTTCTCGTCCTCTTAGCTTTGCCATTGTCGCTCCCCGTCTACCTGGCAGTGCAAAACTTCATACGCTCCGATTCGATATCGAATTCGGACGTGGAGCGTCTTGTGACCGAACCGCTATTGGCTCCGGAACCATCCGCTGCCGAAACGGAAAAAAAGTCGAAGCCGGCGGCAGAGGAGGAaggggcggcggcggcggagcaGAGGCGGCCGGTGATAGGGGAGGAACACACGATCTGGGAGGCCTTTCGGACGGTGGATTTCTGGATCTTGTTCGTCTCGTTCTTGTGCGGGGTGGGGACGGGTCTGGCTGTGATGAACAACATGGGGCAAATGGGTCTGGCTCTCGGGTATGTGGATGTATCCATATTCGTGTCGCTAACCAGCATCTGGGGATTTTTCGGGCGGATCCTGTCGGGTTCGGTGTCGGAGCACTTCATCAA GAAAGCTGGAACCCCGAGGCCTCTGTGGAACGCAGCCTCCCAAATACTAATGGCGGTGGGCTACATTCTGCTGGCCATGGCTCTGCCGGGCTCGCTCTACATCGGCTGCATCGTCGTCGGCATATGCTACGGCGTCCGCCTCGCCGTCACTGTTCCCACCGCCTCCGAGCTATTCGGCCTCAAGTACTACGGCCTCATCTACAACATTCTCATCCTCAACCTGCCCCTCGGCTCCTTTCTCTTCTCCGGCCTTCTCGCTGGCTACCTCTACGACGCCCAGGCTACCCGCACCCCCGGCGGCGGCAACACCTGCGTCGGAGCGCACTGCTACAGGCTGGTCTTCGTGGTGATGGCCGTCGCCTGCGTTATCGGGTTCGGTTTGGATGTGTTACTGGCGATTAGGACGAGGAGCGTCTATGCGAAGATCCATGCGAGCAAGAAGTCGAAGAAATCGACGGCGAACCGCGTCGGCCAGTGA